A genomic stretch from Corvus cornix cornix isolate S_Up_H32 chromosome 9, ASM73873v5, whole genome shotgun sequence includes:
- the IL12A gene encoding interleukin-12 subunit alpha has product MSAALRGRGAEEKRTGELPLVRRPYKSCPWRARPGALPTPPRALPTPARHRQPSAERLSRSRDLLEAANASLHRLKELGTLGFECTLEEVDLEDITENQMNTIKACTAEDPGPGNCPALERSTFDKGKCLQGISEDLRAYRAQLRNLNDPQLLVTLDGMMEALGSSTGKVPEALAGLGLGSGLGSAPFPDRLRLCSVLQAFRIRSVTISRMLSFLSSL; this is encoded by the exons ATGAGCGCGGCTCTCCGCGGCCGGGGGGCGGAGGAGAAGCGCACGGGGGAACTCCCGCTCGTCCGGCGCCCCTATAAGAGCTGTCCCTGGCGTG cccggcccggggcaCTGCCCACCCCACCCCGGGCACTGCCCACCCCGGCCCGCCACCGCCAGCCCTCCGCCGAGCGCCTCAGCCGCTCCCGGGACCTGCTGGAGGCCGCCAACGCCTCCCTGCATCGGCTGAAG GAACTCGGCACCCTGGGATTCGAGTGCACCCTTGAAGAGGTGGATCTGGAGGACATCACGGAGAACCAAATGAACACAATCAAAGCCTGCACAGCTGAGGATCCAGGG CCTGGAAactgcccagccctggaaagATCAACTTTTGATAAG GGCAAATGCCTGCAGGGCATCTCTGAGGACCTCAGAGCCTacagggcacagctgaggaaCCTCAACGACCCCCAGCTCCTGGTGACTCTCGATGGGATGATGGAG gccctgggcagcagcactgggaaggtTCCGGAGGCGCTGGCAGGATTGGGATTGGGATCGGGATTGGGATCGGCCCCGTTCCCGGACAGGCTGAGGCTCTGCAGTGTCCTCCAGGCTTTCCGCATCCGCAGCGTCACCATCAGCAGGATGCTGAGCTTCCTGAGCTCCCTCTGA